The sequence below is a genomic window from Flavobacterium lipolyticum.
TAATCCGATTACAAACAAACCTAACGGAATTACAATGCCTGAACGGTAGCGCGCTGATAGGTATTCTGCAAAAGGAGGAATGACCAAAGTGGGCAGTGTATAGGCAAGTAAGGAAAGCCCAACGGCTACAACATCGTAGTGGAGATAACTTTGAAAATAGATGGGCAAATAAATGATGAAGGGCCAAAAGCTGAAATTCATACCGATAGACCCCAAGATAGCACCGGAAAAGTCACGTATCTTGAATACTGAGAGATCAAACATCGGATAGGGATTTGTTTTTTCGACACCAATAAATAGCATAAAACTAAGTGCCGTTACTCCTAAAAGACAAAGAGCCGTAGGGCTTGTAAACCCAAGATCCGGTCCCTGCGTAATATAATACGTTAGCCCAAACACGGCTATGGACAATGTAATCATGCCCCAAAGATCTATTTTTTTTGAGTTGGTATCTTTAGATTCATCAACGTAGCCGTAAATAAGAATCGCAGTAAGAATTGCTATTGGAAAATGTACCAGGAACACCCATTTCCACGATAATAGCGCCAGGATTGCTCCGCCTATTATGGGGCCAAAACCTAATCCGATACCGAGAATAATTCCCCAGGCACCGAAAGCTCTGCTTCGTTCTTTTCCTTCCTGAAATTGGTAGGATAAAGCGGCTACCTGACAAATCAACATGGCACCCCCGCTTATTCCCTGAAAAAATCGGCTTATAACTAGTAAAACTACATTTTGTGCCAAACCGCAGATTAAAGACGAAACTCCAAATAAAATGGTTGTAATGATAAGAACCTGTTTTCTTCCGTATCGGTCTGCCAGTGTTCCGGCAGCCATTAAAACGGTAGTGCAGCCTATGGTGTAAATGTTCATAATCCATTGCATGTCTTTAAGGCTTGCATTCAGTACTTTTTCAAGTGTTGGAAGGATGACTGGTACACTTGAAATTTCAAGTGAAAACATTAAATTGGCAAGACAGATGGCAATTAGAGCGATATTGTTTTTGTCGGAGTTAAATTTTTGGTTCATTTTTTTTATTTAATTTTTAGTAAAAATAAACTGATTAGGGTTATTTTTTCAGTACAATTAAAGGTTAAAGAAGTATTTTTGCAACATGAGAAAAGAAAACTTGCATCAATTAGTTGAAGTGATTTATAAAAGAGCTGATCAATGCCCATTGGTAAATTCACAACTTAGTTTTTTTCAAATGGTATATGTTATTTCGGGTTCAGGACTTCTTCATATTAATGGAAATGCAATTTCTTATCAAACCGGAAATCTTATGCTATTGACACCAAATGATTGCTATTCATTTGATATTGTTAACACAACAGAGTTTTTGTTAGTGAAGTTGAATAGTGAATATGCTAAAGAATATAAATCAAAAAGTATCGATCACGTCGAATGTTTATTTCATTATGCATCACATTTGTCAGGTTGTATTTTGA
It includes:
- a CDS encoding MFS transporter — encoded protein: MNQKFNSDKNNIALIAICLANLMFSLEISSVPVILPTLEKVLNASLKDMQWIMNIYTIGCTTVLMAAGTLADRYGRKQVLIITTILFGVSSLICGLAQNVVLLVISRFFQGISGGAMLICQVAALSYQFQEGKERSRAFGAWGIILGIGLGFGPIIGGAILALLSWKWVFLVHFPIAILTAILIYGYVDESKDTNSKKIDLWGMITLSIAVFGLTYYITQGPDLGFTSPTALCLLGVTALSFMLFIGVEKTNPYPMFDLSVFKIRDFSGAILGSIGMNFSFWPFIIYLPIYFQSYLHYDVVAVGLSLLAYTLPTLVIPPFAEYLSARYRSGIVIPLGLFVIGLGFILMKYGCSIENASWLTMLPGSLLAGIGLGLTNTPVTNTTTGSVSANRSGMASGIDMSARLITLAINIALMAFILVNGIFYYLNTSLSGTIDRKTLYAIAEKAAIGNFSSLNQQYPQLKITDSASSILHLALAHGFEMVLLYGGFGVWILAFLSFILFNPGKPKNRL